A single window of Nocardia sp. NBC_01327 DNA harbors:
- a CDS encoding TetR/AcrR family transcriptional regulator, which translates to MSSRIGPSNPPRGAALRAELIEAGIRLLEQDGPEALQTRRVVAAVGASTMAVYTHFGGMTGLLGAVVAEAFSRFGAALAAVPASDDPVADFLVMGAAYRGYALANPQRYRLMFGLTAPHAEQSPPICDFTAESPVDAVGAETFEQLVGVVERMITGEHLRADPPRQVAARLWALIHGAVLLEMTGSLGPEGRGQTTVLVPATIDLLVGMGAPREHVEQSAQRARRTIASVSNTAR; encoded by the coding sequence GTGAGTTCCCGAATCGGCCCGTCGAATCCACCCCGCGGCGCGGCCCTGCGGGCGGAACTGATCGAGGCCGGCATCCGGCTGCTCGAACAGGACGGCCCGGAGGCATTGCAGACCCGGCGGGTGGTGGCCGCCGTCGGAGCGTCGACCATGGCGGTCTACACGCATTTCGGCGGTATGACCGGACTGCTGGGCGCCGTTGTGGCCGAGGCCTTCTCGCGATTCGGTGCGGCGCTGGCCGCGGTCCCGGCGTCGGACGATCCGGTAGCCGACTTTCTGGTCATGGGCGCCGCGTATCGCGGCTACGCGCTGGCCAACCCGCAGCGCTACCGGCTCATGTTCGGCCTCACCGCACCGCACGCCGAACAATCGCCGCCGATCTGCGACTTCACCGCCGAGAGCCCTGTCGACGCCGTCGGTGCGGAGACCTTCGAGCAGCTGGTCGGCGTGGTCGAGCGGATGATCACCGGCGAACACCTGCGCGCGGATCCGCCGCGCCAGGTGGCGGCACGGCTGTGGGCGCTCATCCACGGCGCGGTCCTGCTGGAGATGACCGGCAGTCTCGGGCCCGAAGGCCGCGGCCAGACAACGGTTCTCGTGCCCGCGACCATCGACCTGCTGGTGGGCATGGGCGCGCCACGGGAGCACGTGGAGCAATCGGCACAGCGCGCACGGCGAACAATCGCGTCGGTGAGCAACACTGCGCGTTGA
- a CDS encoding energy-coupling factor transporter transmembrane component T family protein, protein MLSLFHDARTPVHSAPAGVKVLVLAVAGAGLFFVSSMVWLAGALVVVLGLYRVACIPWRVTGRAVLGIAPFLGLIMLAQVLFTGWQSGVLVGERVLTLVLLANLVTLTTRTSAMVETIEKALRPLQPLGVRPDRVGLLVAMTIRFIPVIREQAEMVRDAQRARGIERSTVFLIPLLIRTLRMADQVGEALDARGLD, encoded by the coding sequence GTGCTCAGCCTGTTTCATGATGCCCGGACGCCGGTGCACAGCGCGCCTGCGGGGGTGAAGGTGCTGGTGTTGGCTGTGGCGGGGGCGGGGCTGTTCTTTGTGTCGTCGATGGTGTGGCTGGCTGGGGCGCTTGTGGTGGTGCTCGGGCTGTATCGGGTGGCGTGCATTCCTTGGCGGGTGACCGGGCGGGCGGTGCTCGGGATTGCGCCGTTCCTTGGGCTGATCATGCTGGCGCAAGTTCTCTTCACCGGTTGGCAGAGTGGCGTGCTGGTGGGTGAACGTGTGCTCACTCTGGTCTTGCTGGCGAATCTGGTGACGTTGACCACTCGTACCTCTGCCATGGTGGAGACCATCGAAAAAGCGCTGCGCCCTTTGCAACCGCTGGGGGTGCGGCCTGATCGGGTGGGGCTGCTGGTGGCGATGACTATTCGATTCATTCCCGTCATACGTGAGCAAGCCGAGATGGTGCGTGACGCGCAGCGTGCGCGTGGGATCGAGCGGAGCACGGTGTTCCTCATCCCGCTGCTGATTCGCACGCTGCGGATGGCGGACCAGGTTGGCGAGGCGCTGGATGCTCGCGGGTTGGATTGA
- the dnaG gene encoding DNA primase has translation MAGRLPDRDIAAIRERARIEDVVGEYVTLKRAGADSMKGLCPFHDEKSPSFHVRPNHGHFHCFGCGEGGDVFAFLQKIEHVGFVEAVEQVADRIGFKINYEGGGTSVQRDHGTRSRLVAANAAAHEFYMARLAEPDAEAARNYLTERNFDANAARQFGCGFAPAGWDTLTKHLLRKGFDFKELEAAGLSRQGQRGPMDRFHRRLLWPIRNLGGDVIGFGARRLFDDDTMTAKYVNTPETVLYKKSQVLFGLDLAKRDIAKGHQAVVVEGYTDVMAMHLSGVKTAVASCGTAFGDEHLAMLRRLLMDDNFWRGEIIYTFDGDAAGQAAALKAFSGDQKLAGQTYIAVAPDGLDPCELRQRSGDGSVRDLVARRVPLYEFVIRGQLAEHNLDTPEGQVDALRRGVPVVAQIKDNALRKAYATKLAGWVGWDDIQMVVRRVGDEARKNARGPAATPARRGAGAEREASQPVTPPPAALPSPRDPALIVQRQTLTAALQYPAFAGPVFDSLEPEAFTHPAYKAMLAAIAAAGGTGKGLGGAEWVAAVADNTDDLTMRSLVSELAAEQLPVKTEADIPRLITGVLARVQEAWVGRQIAELKSKLQRISSTEQSEAYFALFGDLVALEQYRKSLLTQAMGNSSDFNSGR, from the coding sequence GTGGCCGGCCGACTTCCAGACCGCGATATAGCGGCGATTCGTGAACGTGCTCGGATCGAGGATGTGGTCGGCGAGTACGTGACGTTGAAGCGTGCCGGTGCCGACTCCATGAAGGGGCTCTGTCCCTTCCACGACGAGAAATCTCCGTCGTTCCATGTGCGTCCGAATCACGGTCATTTCCACTGCTTCGGCTGCGGTGAGGGCGGCGATGTTTTCGCCTTCCTGCAGAAGATCGAGCATGTGGGCTTTGTCGAAGCGGTCGAGCAGGTGGCCGACCGTATCGGCTTCAAGATCAACTACGAGGGCGGCGGCACCTCGGTGCAGCGCGACCACGGCACGCGCTCGCGCCTGGTCGCCGCCAATGCCGCCGCGCACGAGTTCTATATGGCGCGGCTGGCGGAGCCCGACGCCGAGGCGGCTCGCAACTACCTCACCGAGCGCAATTTCGATGCCAATGCCGCCCGCCAGTTCGGTTGCGGTTTCGCGCCCGCCGGATGGGACACGCTGACAAAGCACCTGCTGCGCAAGGGTTTCGACTTCAAGGAGTTGGAGGCGGCGGGTCTGTCCAGACAGGGCCAGCGCGGCCCGATGGACCGCTTCCACCGCCGGCTGCTGTGGCCCATCCGCAATCTCGGCGGCGATGTGATCGGCTTCGGCGCGCGCCGGCTCTTCGATGACGACACCATGACCGCCAAGTACGTCAATACGCCGGAAACGGTGCTGTACAAGAAGTCTCAGGTGCTGTTCGGCCTGGATCTGGCCAAGCGCGATATCGCCAAGGGGCATCAGGCCGTTGTGGTCGAGGGCTACACCGATGTGATGGCCATGCACCTGTCCGGCGTGAAAACCGCTGTGGCGTCCTGCGGTACGGCCTTCGGCGACGAACACCTCGCCATGCTGCGGCGGCTGCTCATGGACGATAATTTCTGGCGCGGCGAGATCATCTACACCTTCGACGGTGACGCGGCCGGCCAGGCGGCGGCCCTGAAGGCGTTCTCCGGCGACCAGAAGCTGGCCGGGCAGACCTATATCGCCGTCGCCCCCGACGGTCTGGATCCGTGTGAACTGCGCCAGCGCAGCGGCGACGGCTCGGTGCGCGATCTGGTGGCGCGCCGGGTTCCGCTGTACGAGTTCGTGATCCGCGGTCAGCTCGCCGAACACAATCTCGACACCCCCGAGGGCCAGGTGGACGCGCTGCGCCGCGGCGTGCCGGTGGTGGCGCAGATCAAGGACAATGCGCTGCGCAAGGCGTACGCGACCAAGCTCGCCGGTTGGGTCGGCTGGGATGATATCCAGATGGTGGTCCGGCGGGTCGGCGACGAGGCGCGCAAGAACGCCCGCGGACCGGCGGCCACTCCCGCTCGCCGCGGCGCCGGTGCGGAACGCGAAGCGTCACAACCGGTTACCCCGCCACCCGCAGCCTTGCCCAGCCCGCGCGATCCGGCGCTCATCGTGCAGCGCCAGACGCTCACCGCCGCACTGCAGTACCCGGCTTTCGCGGGACCGGTCTTCGATTCGCTGGAGCCCGAAGCCTTTACGCATCCCGCCTACAAGGCGATGCTCGCCGCCATCGCGGCGGCGGGCGGCACCGGCAAGGGTCTGGGCGGCGCGGAATGGGTGGCCGCGGTGGCCGACAATACCGACGACCTCACCATGCGCTCCCTGGTCTCCGAACTGGCCGCAGAGCAGCTGCCGGTGAAAACCGAGGCCGATATCCCGCGTCTGATCACGGGGGTGCTGGCCCGCGTCCAGGAGGCATGGGTCGGCCGCCAGATCGCCGAACTGAAGTCCAAGCTGCAGCGCATCTCCTCGACCGAACAGTCCGAGGCGTACTTCGCGCTGTTCGGCGATCTGGTGGCGCTGGAGCAGTACCGCAAGAGCCTGCTCACGCAGGCCATGGGCAATTCATCCGACTTCAACAGCGGCCGCTAG
- a CDS encoding esterase/lipase family protein yields MYSLARIARSIVVMLCVAMGLVSAHATATAGGDSRNPVLVIGGIYADQARLETLRAWLGSHGYTAYSMVLLGNPTGTAAISDSAQALADKVADIRRQTGAQRVDLVGHSMGGLAQRDYVKFLGGLDSVGVYVDYGTPEQGDDLGSVCSAVSPGCRDLVPGSPFLTRLNADPAVPPGLTAYHFFSESAGAEKNSLPGATNASIQSFCPGRTVSHGEEPIDGALQELIDAALRGAPLTTDCPQQPSGSPT; encoded by the coding sequence ATGTACTCCCTCGCACGAATCGCGCGCTCGATCGTCGTAATGCTGTGTGTGGCAATGGGTCTTGTGTCCGCGCACGCGACCGCCACGGCGGGCGGCGACAGCCGGAATCCGGTGCTGGTGATCGGTGGCATCTACGCCGATCAGGCAAGACTGGAAACCCTTCGAGCCTGGCTCGGTTCACACGGGTATACCGCGTATTCGATGGTGCTGCTGGGGAATCCCACTGGCACAGCGGCGATTTCGGATTCGGCGCAGGCTTTGGCCGATAAGGTAGCCGATATCCGCAGGCAGACCGGTGCGCAGCGGGTGGATCTGGTCGGGCATTCCATGGGCGGCCTCGCCCAGCGCGATTACGTGAAATTCCTCGGCGGACTCGATTCCGTGGGTGTCTATGTCGACTACGGCACGCCGGAGCAGGGCGACGACCTCGGATCGGTCTGCTCCGCGGTATCACCGGGGTGCCGGGATCTGGTCCCCGGTTCTCCCTTTCTGACCCGGCTCAATGCGGATCCCGCGGTGCCCCCGGGCCTGACCGCCTATCACTTCTTCTCCGAAAGCGCGGGGGCGGAAAAGAATTCGCTGCCCGGCGCGACCAATGCCAGCATCCAGTCGTTCTGCCCCGGCCGGACGGTTTCACACGGCGAGGAGCCCATCGACGGCGCACTGCAGGAGCTGATCGACGCTGCCCTGCGGGGCGCGCCGCTCACCACCGACTGCCCGCAGCAGCCCTCGGGAAGCCCGACGTAG
- a CDS encoding DoxX family protein yields MHLLTTETKAGPAPSPLGAVVLGLFRILIGASFALHGYSELFGKPVHPYGAQLPAFGSWPHWWAGIIELVGGIAVALGLGTRIAALLCSGAMAYAFLTVHLKHGILPIVNGGEPAVLFCWSFFLIAVLGAGAFSADALITRFTRAQRHPAPARAVAPHLG; encoded by the coding sequence AAAGCCGGACCGGCGCCCTCCCCCCTCGGCGCCGTCGTTCTCGGCCTGTTCCGCATCCTGATCGGCGCCTCGTTCGCCCTGCACGGCTACTCCGAACTCTTCGGAAAACCCGTGCACCCCTACGGCGCCCAGCTCCCCGCCTTCGGCAGCTGGCCGCACTGGTGGGCGGGCATCATCGAGCTGGTGGGCGGCATCGCCGTGGCCCTGGGCCTCGGCACCAGAATCGCCGCCCTGCTCTGCTCTGGGGCGATGGCCTACGCCTTCCTCACCGTGCACCTCAAACACGGCATCCTTCCCATCGTCAACGGCGGCGAACCCGCGGTCCTGTTCTGCTGGTCCTTCTTCCTGATCGCCGTCCTGGGCGCGGGCGCCTTCTCCGCCGACGCCCTGATCACCCGTTTCACCCGCGCACAGCGACATCCGGCCCCGGCTCGGGCGGTAGCGCCACACCTGGGATGA
- a CDS encoding oxidoreductase — MVWTAADVPDLSGRVAVVTGASAGLGAQTVRELAAGGATVVMGCRSIEKGEGVAAAVRARVPGAQLAVVRVELASLDSVREAAGWLRERFERIDVLVNNAGTLTRVRSVSVDGFETTFATNHLGHFALTGLVLDLLAPAARVVAVSSRASGYRSTTVDLGDLGFEHREYKPMRVYGQSKLANLLFIFELQRRLEAAGAALVAAAVYPGVATSDFNRNLGLTARILAHPALRPLSRLITQTTEMGALPSLRAATDPGVRGGEYFGPSGRTKGYPVLRQPGPLARDLDLAARLWEESERMTGVHYRFQDLGNAPGR; from the coding sequence ATGGTTTGGACTGCGGCTGATGTACCGGATTTGAGTGGGCGGGTTGCTGTGGTGACCGGGGCCAGTGCTGGGCTTGGGGCGCAGACTGTGCGGGAGTTGGCTGCGGGTGGGGCGACGGTGGTGATGGGGTGTCGTTCGATCGAGAAGGGGGAGGGTGTCGCGGCGGCTGTTCGGGCTCGGGTGCCTGGGGCGCAGTTGGCGGTGGTGCGAGTGGAACTGGCGTCACTGGATTCGGTGCGGGAGGCGGCGGGCTGGTTGCGCGAGCGGTTCGAGCGGATCGATGTGCTGGTCAACAATGCCGGAACGTTGACTCGGGTGCGGTCGGTGAGTGTGGATGGGTTTGAAACCACCTTTGCGACAAATCATCTCGGGCACTTCGCCTTGACCGGGCTGGTGCTGGATCTGCTGGCGCCGGCGGCGCGGGTGGTGGCGGTCAGTAGCCGTGCATCCGGATATCGCAGCACCACTGTGGATCTGGGCGATCTGGGGTTCGAACATCGCGAGTACAAGCCCATGCGTGTCTACGGGCAGTCCAAACTGGCGAACCTGCTGTTCATTTTCGAACTGCAGCGGCGGCTCGAGGCGGCCGGTGCGGCACTTGTCGCGGCGGCCGTCTACCCGGGGGTCGCGACCTCGGACTTCAACCGCAATCTCGGCCTCACCGCAAGGATCCTGGCCCACCCGGCCTTGCGCCCGCTCTCGCGTCTGATCACGCAGACCACCGAGATGGGTGCGTTGCCGTCACTGCGCGCAGCCACCGATCCGGGCGTACGCGGCGGTGAATACTTCGGACCCTCCGGCCGCACCAAGGGGTACCCGGTATTACGCCAGCCGGGTCCCCTCGCTCGCGACCTCGACCTGGCCGCGCGCCTGTGGGAAGAGTCCGAGCGGATGACCGGCGTGCACTACCGGTTCCAGGATCTCGGTAACGCGCCCGGCCGGTGA
- a CDS encoding DUF4190 domain-containing protein, protein MYPAPPSYTYQAPLPVPPQGTSGWAIATLITGLFGLCLVAVPLGVIALIQIKDRNQRGKRLAIVGLVLAGVWAVAAVAVAGVALRTSAGNDESAAPPSYSIPSPTSASPTSAPLTSASLLPTAPGVFTLIHDWKDGDCLNGVHRATAITGAQVTDCSAPHDGEVFRIFSLPSWESEQQVRDYAETKCAELFDPMAAKSSNISYVMYHPYDQNDWRVNPLVQCVAIDVNGGQLTGKLPR, encoded by the coding sequence GTGTACCCCGCCCCGCCGTCGTATACCTATCAGGCGCCCCTCCCGGTTCCGCCGCAGGGCACCAGCGGGTGGGCGATCGCGACCCTGATCACCGGTCTGTTCGGGCTGTGCCTGGTGGCGGTGCCGCTCGGTGTCATCGCGCTCATCCAGATCAAAGACCGCAACCAGCGCGGCAAGAGGCTGGCGATCGTCGGTTTGGTGCTGGCGGGTGTGTGGGCGGTCGCGGCGGTGGCTGTGGCGGGAGTGGCGTTGAGAACATCGGCCGGCAATGACGAATCGGCTGCGCCACCGTCGTATTCGATACCGTCACCGACGTCGGCGTCACCGACATCGGCCCCGCTGACCTCGGCGTCACTGCTGCCCACCGCCCCCGGCGTATTCACCCTGATCCACGACTGGAAAGACGGTGACTGCCTGAACGGCGTCCACCGCGCTACCGCGATCACCGGTGCCCAGGTCACGGATTGCTCGGCGCCGCATGACGGAGAGGTGTTTCGCATCTTTTCGCTGCCCAGTTGGGAGAGCGAGCAGCAGGTCCGGGATTACGCCGAGACGAAATGCGCGGAGCTGTTCGACCCGATGGCCGCGAAGAGCTCGAACATCAGCTATGTCATGTACCACCCGTATGACCAAAACGATTGGCGGGTCAATCCACTGGTGCAATGCGTCGCGATCGACGTGAACGGTGGGCAGTTGACCGGCAAACTGCCTCGTTGA
- a CDS encoding energy-coupling factor ABC transporter ATP-binding protein — protein sequence MIELEGVSHRFGEREVLQRLDLTLAEGRIAVVGSNGSGKSTFARLLNGLQVPTEGKVRVDGLDTRKQGKAVRRQVGFVFQDPDVQIVMPTVAEDVAFGLKHHGLTKTEIPERVSEVLAEYGLSEFRDHPAHLLSGGQKQLLAIAAVLSVRPRYVIFDEPTTLLDLRNKRRISQLLHELPQQIVVISHDLDLLADFDRVLVFDEGRLVEDGPPAETIPRYVDRCRI from the coding sequence GTGATCGAACTGGAGGGCGTCTCCCATCGCTTCGGCGAGCGCGAGGTGCTGCAGCGCCTCGATCTGACGCTGGCCGAAGGCCGCATTGCCGTCGTCGGCTCGAACGGCTCGGGCAAATCCACGTTCGCGCGCCTGCTGAACGGCTTACAGGTGCCCACCGAGGGCAAGGTCCGGGTCGATGGACTCGACACCCGAAAGCAGGGCAAAGCCGTTCGCCGCCAGGTGGGTTTCGTCTTCCAGGACCCGGACGTCCAGATCGTCATGCCCACCGTCGCCGAGGATGTGGCCTTCGGCCTCAAACACCACGGCCTCACCAAAACCGAAATCCCCGAACGGGTTTCGGAGGTGCTCGCCGAATACGGTCTCAGCGAATTCCGCGATCACCCCGCCCATCTGCTCAGCGGCGGCCAGAAGCAGCTGCTCGCGATTGCCGCGGTGCTGTCGGTCCGGCCGCGCTATGTGATCTTCGACGAACCCACGACCCTGCTCGATCTGCGCAATAAACGCCGCATTTCCCAACTGCTGCACGAACTTCCGCAGCAGATCGTGGTGATCTCGCACGACCTGGATCTGCTCGCCGACTTCGATCGTGTGCTCGTCTTCGATGAGGGCCGCCTGGTCGAAGACGGCCCGCCCGCGGAGACCATTCCCCGCTACGTGGACCGCTGCCGAATCTGA
- a CDS encoding biotin transporter BioY, translated as MRSRDLAQIALFAAIMVVLGFFPLIQLPGAFAPFTSQTLGVILAGSILGARRGALAMLLFDVLVLAGLPVLPGGRGGLSVIMGPTGGFIIAYPIGALVIGLLTERLWKHYNLPIAVVINFAGGALVLYVIGVPWMAVAADLPLHKAIVTSVAFLPGDVVKTVIGSLAAIAVRRAYPMIPARA; from the coding sequence GTGCGTAGTAGGGATTTGGCGCAGATAGCGCTGTTCGCGGCAATTATGGTGGTGCTCGGGTTCTTCCCGCTCATCCAGTTGCCGGGGGCGTTCGCGCCGTTCACCTCGCAGACGCTCGGCGTGATACTCGCGGGCTCGATTCTGGGAGCGCGGCGCGGTGCGCTGGCGATGCTGCTGTTCGATGTGCTGGTGCTGGCGGGGTTGCCGGTGCTGCCGGGTGGGCGCGGTGGGTTGTCGGTGATCATGGGGCCCACCGGGGGATTCATCATTGCGTATCCGATCGGTGCGCTGGTGATCGGGCTTCTCACCGAACGGCTGTGGAAGCACTACAACCTGCCTATCGCCGTGGTGATCAACTTTGCAGGCGGGGCGCTGGTGCTCTATGTGATCGGCGTGCCCTGGATGGCGGTGGCGGCGGATCTGCCGCTGCACAAGGCGATTGTCACCTCGGTGGCGTTCCTGCCGGGCGATGTGGTCAAGACCGTCATCGGATCGCTGGCCGCCATTGCCGTGCGCCGGGCCTATCCGATGATTCCGGCACGCGCGTGA
- a CDS encoding carotenoid oxygenase family protein, whose product MENRYLEGGFAPIEHEYTLTELAVTGAIPPHLDGRYLRNGPNPIGEIDPQLYHWFSGDGMVHGIRLRDGRAEWYRNRWVRGPQTSVTLGEQPLFDPQTASGIGANTNVIGHAGRTFALVEAGLANYELSDELDTVGICDFGGTVGGGYTAHPKRDPDTGELHAVSYSFMRGNKIQYSVIGTDGHTRHSVDIEVGGAPMMHDFSLTEKYVVLYDLPVTFDARQAAEMTVPRGLRLPARLLLSALIGRVPIPSPPPRQPEPPHDRRLPYAWNPKHPARIGVLPRNGSGSSVRWFDVEPCYVFHPMNAYDDGDTIVLDVVRYPKMFDTNRFGPDDGAPTLDRWEVDLLAGKVRQSRFDDRAQEFPRIDERRIGKQHRYGYVPAVGPGVSGDSMLYKHDLIKGTTATRSFGSGKSLAEFVFAPSAPDAAEDEGVLMGFVYDAPTDTSELAILDAETLESIAAITLPHRVPAGFHGNWVPAT is encoded by the coding sequence ATGGAGAATCGGTATCTCGAGGGCGGCTTCGCCCCGATCGAACACGAGTACACGCTGACCGAACTAGCGGTCACCGGCGCCATCCCACCCCATCTCGACGGCCGCTATCTGCGCAACGGCCCCAATCCCATCGGTGAGATCGACCCGCAGCTCTACCACTGGTTCAGCGGCGACGGGATGGTGCACGGCATTCGCCTCCGCGACGGGCGGGCCGAGTGGTATCGCAATCGCTGGGTGCGCGGGCCCCAGACCTCGGTCACGCTCGGCGAGCAACCGCTGTTCGATCCGCAGACCGCATCGGGGATCGGCGCGAATACCAATGTAATCGGCCATGCCGGAAGAACTTTCGCACTTGTCGAAGCGGGTCTGGCCAATTACGAACTGTCCGATGAGCTCGACACCGTCGGCATCTGCGATTTCGGCGGCACGGTGGGCGGCGGGTACACCGCGCACCCCAAACGTGATCCGGACACCGGTGAGCTGCACGCGGTGTCGTATTCGTTCATGCGCGGCAACAAGATTCAGTACTCGGTGATCGGCACCGACGGCCACACCCGCCACAGCGTCGATATCGAGGTCGGCGGCGCACCGATGATGCACGACTTCTCACTCACCGAAAAGTACGTCGTGCTCTACGATCTGCCGGTCACCTTCGATGCGCGCCAGGCCGCCGAAATGACGGTGCCCCGCGGACTGCGCCTGCCCGCACGACTGCTGCTGTCCGCACTGATCGGGCGGGTACCGATCCCGAGTCCGCCGCCGCGGCAACCGGAACCGCCGCACGACCGCCGCCTGCCCTACGCCTGGAATCCGAAACACCCCGCGCGCATCGGCGTCCTACCGCGTAATGGATCGGGCTCCTCGGTCCGCTGGTTCGACGTCGAACCGTGCTACGTCTTCCACCCCATGAACGCCTACGACGACGGCGATACCATCGTGCTCGACGTGGTCCGGTATCCGAAGATGTTCGACACCAATCGATTCGGACCTGACGACGGCGCACCCACCCTCGACCGCTGGGAGGTCGACCTGCTCGCCGGCAAGGTGCGCCAGTCCCGCTTCGACGACCGCGCCCAGGAATTCCCCCGCATCGACGAGCGCCGGATAGGCAAACAGCACCGCTACGGCTACGTACCCGCCGTAGGCCCCGGCGTGAGCGGCGATTCGATGCTCTACAAACACGACCTGATCAAGGGAACCACCGCCACCCGCTCCTTCGGCTCCGGAAAATCCTTGGCCGAGTTCGTCTTCGCACCCTCCGCCCCCGACGCCGCCGAGGACGAGGGCGTCCTGATGGGCTTCGTCTACGACGCCCCCACCGACACCAGCGAACTGGCAATCCTCGACGCCGAAACCCTGGAATCGATCGCCGCCATCACACTCCCCCACCGCGTCCCCGCCGGCTTCCACGGCAACTGGGTCCCCGCGACCTGA
- a CDS encoding thioesterase family protein, whose amino-acid sequence MDAFYLPDPESPDRFHSTDLTRGPWSPDAQHAGPPSALLGHVIERCEPRDGFRIGRVAVEILGPIPIAPLTAEARVVRPGRSVELIEATLSSEQGPVMKANAWRLRSADPELDLPAEVLPTGTRPGPDTASGSARFPSTQPVGFHTAIEYRFITGSFTDPGPAVCWIRLRHPIVAGTTPSPLERTLAAADSGNGVSAVLDWDRYVFINTDLTVTLHREPVGEWVCLDAATYPERTGVGLAESRLFDEKGPIGRSTQTLFLSRR is encoded by the coding sequence ATGGATGCCTTCTACCTACCGGATCCCGAGAGCCCCGATCGGTTCCATTCCACCGACCTCACCCGCGGTCCCTGGTCGCCGGACGCGCAGCATGCCGGTCCGCCGTCGGCGCTGCTCGGGCATGTCATCGAGCGCTGTGAGCCGCGGGACGGGTTCCGCATCGGCCGCGTCGCCGTGGAAATCCTCGGTCCGATTCCGATCGCCCCGCTCACGGCCGAGGCGCGGGTGGTCCGCCCCGGTCGCAGCGTCGAATTGATCGAGGCCACGCTGAGCTCCGAGCAGGGTCCGGTCATGAAGGCCAATGCCTGGCGACTGCGCAGCGCCGATCCGGAACTGGACCTGCCCGCCGAAGTTCTGCCCACCGGCACCCGCCCCGGCCCGGACACCGCCTCGGGCAGCGCGCGCTTCCCGTCGACCCAGCCGGTCGGCTTCCACACCGCCATCGAATACCGTTTCATCACCGGAAGTTTCACCGATCCCGGTCCGGCCGTCTGCTGGATTCGCCTGCGCCACCCCATCGTTGCGGGCACCACCCCCAGCCCCCTGGAGCGCACCCTCGCCGCCGCCGATTCCGGCAATGGCGTCAGCGCCGTATTGGACTGGGACCGCTATGTTTTCATCAATACCGACCTCACCGTGACCCTGCACCGCGAGCCCGTCGGCGAATGGGTCTGCCTGGACGCCGCCACCTACCCGGAGCGCACCGGCGTGGGGCTGGCCGAATCCCGTCTGTTCGACGAGAAGGGCCCGATCGGCCGCAGCACGCAAACCCTGTTCCTCAGCCGGCGCTGA